One stretch of Comamonas testosteroni DNA includes these proteins:
- a CDS encoding Mor transcription activator family protein — protein sequence MNQTFTVPIDLLPPLLQEFERLVGLQATMALVQKWGGLRVYFPTPERVTEDHPYAAVIGIAALLKLAEEYGGLPHFQLPKAERALQAVRNARIASEYATNKTAREIASEHGLTEGQVVRIVAMLGVSAPTERRQRNLF from the coding sequence ATGAACCAGACTTTCACCGTTCCCATCGACTTACTGCCGCCGCTGCTGCAAGAGTTTGAGCGCCTGGTGGGTCTGCAGGCCACCATGGCGCTGGTTCAGAAATGGGGTGGACTGCGGGTGTACTTTCCAACGCCAGAGCGTGTCACTGAAGATCACCCCTATGCCGCAGTCATTGGCATCGCAGCGCTTTTAAAGCTGGCAGAGGAATATGGAGGCCTACCTCATTTTCAGCTGCCGAAAGCGGAAAGAGCGCTCCAGGCTGTGCGCAATGCACGGATTGCGTCTGAGTATGCGACCAACAAGACTGCACGAGAGATCGCGTCAGAACATGGTCTTACGGAAGGTCAAGTCGTTAGGATTGTCGCAATGCTTGGCGTGTCCGCCCCCACTGAAAGGCGGCAGCGCAACCTGTTCTAA
- a CDS encoding GNAT family N-acetyltransferase yields the protein MTLEFKRLTEVGLAEIIALNNNPEVLRQMPLGRADFDEVKAKDWVENKDAQWAKYGYGPWAFFVDQEFAGWGGLQHEAGDADLALVLHPKYWGSGKTIYQEIINLAFTSIGLTSITILLPPSRKRIRGIFRLGFKEDGEFDVDGVRFLRFRLYAPGNSES from the coding sequence ATGACTCTGGAATTCAAGCGTCTTACCGAAGTCGGTTTGGCCGAAATCATTGCGCTCAACAACAATCCCGAAGTGCTACGCCAAATGCCGTTAGGCAGGGCCGATTTCGATGAGGTTAAAGCTAAGGATTGGGTTGAAAACAAAGACGCTCAATGGGCCAAATATGGGTACGGTCCATGGGCATTTTTTGTAGATCAGGAATTTGCCGGCTGGGGAGGGCTGCAGCATGAAGCAGGTGACGCAGACTTGGCCTTGGTGCTGCATCCAAAATATTGGGGAAGTGGCAAAACCATCTATCAGGAAATTATCAATCTCGCTTTCACAAGCATCGGCTTGACTTCCATCACCATTCTGCTGCCTCCTTCGAGAAAGAGAATTAGAGGGATTTTTAGGCTAGGATTTAAGGAGGATGGCGAGTTTGATGTCGATGGCGTTCGCTTTCTACGCTTTCGCCTCTACGCCCCCGGTAATTCCGAGAGCTAG
- a CDS encoding UvrD-helicase domain-containing protein gives MLISPENWKSTPGISIEGAALEVVKSTTSMSVLAGPGAGKTELLAQRAVFLLSTRLCTPPKRILAITFKVDAARNLLDRVQLRSEHEVAKRFESLTLHAFAKRTLDQFREALEIKLRPLSNYKIFFPSKVDLARFQDRYKNDYPDIGKLNLSDLTDLGKKLPGIHTNNISSIDKNREIWWSYCIESSPSVLTFDMIMVLAAHIIRTHEIIKNAISSTYSHVFLDEFQDVSGLQYDLISCIFKGSNTVVTAVGDTNQAIMGWAGALPDIFNKFAGDFIAENRTLLFNFRSNSKIVEVINNLSRLIAPSSDFIRTESSRSEAEAPNDALEGWVFPTRAAEGEGLARFVRQSLLDDPSLGAHDFVILTRIRADEVERRLAPYFAGEGLRLRNDARLLGPSSIQDLVKEKIFEFLASILKMVHGVRSGNPFRVCRDILADIEGLDLATDRGTARSLQLVQSLVAELSFLTKEQLPTTVSFPSLMDTVFTVERREKLGRSYKEYQNSEYLDSIINAVSSFLDECSTGTMSWRELIDNLEGRGSVKLMTIHKSKGLEYNMVIFTEFNDDSFWNNHDDVNVFFVALSRAREKVRFSLTLDSRGHNNVEKFIEMLVDSGVEFKEFS, from the coding sequence ATGTTGATCAGTCCCGAGAATTGGAAGTCAACGCCAGGAATATCTATAGAAGGCGCGGCGTTGGAAGTAGTTAAGTCAACTACCTCAATGTCTGTTCTGGCCGGGCCTGGTGCTGGTAAAACGGAGCTTCTTGCACAGCGCGCTGTGTTTTTGTTAAGTACCCGGCTTTGCACCCCACCAAAAAGAATCTTGGCTATTACCTTTAAGGTCGATGCGGCCCGTAATCTTCTAGATCGTGTTCAGCTGCGCTCTGAGCATGAGGTGGCAAAGCGTTTCGAGTCACTTACACTGCACGCTTTTGCAAAGCGGACTCTTGATCAATTTCGAGAAGCATTGGAAATAAAACTTAGACCATTATCAAACTACAAAATATTTTTTCCCAGCAAAGTGGATTTGGCTAGATTCCAAGATAGATATAAAAATGATTATCCTGATATTGGAAAATTAAATTTATCAGATCTCACGGATCTTGGAAAGAAATTGCCAGGCATTCATACGAATAATATTAGCTCAATTGATAAGAATAGAGAAATTTGGTGGAGCTATTGTATTGAAAGTTCTCCCTCTGTACTTACCTTCGATATGATTATGGTGTTGGCGGCACATATTATTCGTACGCATGAAATTATAAAAAATGCAATTTCGAGTACCTATTCTCATGTTTTTCTTGATGAATTTCAAGATGTGTCTGGCTTACAATATGATTTGATAAGTTGTATTTTTAAGGGGTCAAACACTGTTGTTACAGCAGTCGGTGATACTAATCAGGCTATTATGGGGTGGGCTGGCGCTTTGCCAGATATATTCAATAAATTTGCTGGTGATTTTATAGCTGAGAATAGAACACTTCTTTTTAATTTTCGCTCTAACTCTAAGATTGTTGAGGTTATCAATAATCTATCTAGGCTTATAGCTCCTTCCAGTGATTTCATTCGCACAGAAAGCTCACGCTCTGAAGCAGAAGCTCCCAATGATGCATTAGAGGGCTGGGTATTTCCAACGCGAGCGGCAGAGGGGGAAGGTCTTGCAAGGTTTGTAAGGCAGTCCTTGCTGGATGACCCTAGTTTAGGTGCTCATGATTTTGTGATTTTGACGCGAATAAGAGCGGACGAGGTTGAACGCCGACTCGCTCCTTATTTTGCCGGGGAAGGGTTGCGATTACGAAATGATGCAAGATTGCTAGGTCCATCCAGCATTCAGGATCTGGTTAAAGAGAAGATTTTCGAATTCTTAGCTTCGATTTTAAAAATGGTGCATGGGGTTCGTAGTGGAAACCCGTTTCGTGTATGCCGGGATATACTTGCAGATATAGAGGGCCTTGATCTTGCAACGGACAGAGGTACTGCAAGAAGTCTTCAGTTGGTGCAAAGTTTGGTCGCTGAGTTATCGTTCTTAACAAAAGAGCAGTTGCCGACAACCGTAAGCTTTCCATCTCTGATGGATACTGTTTTTACGGTTGAACGTCGTGAAAAACTAGGGCGAAGCTATAAGGAATATCAGAATAGCGAATATCTTGATTCAATCATAAATGCAGTATCTTCCTTCCTCGATGAGTGCAGCACCGGCACAATGAGTTGGAGGGAGCTTATAGATAACCTTGAAGGTCGCGGTTCTGTAAAGCTCATGACCATTCATAAGTCAAAAGGTCTAGAGTACAATATGGTTATATTCACAGAGTTTAATGATGATTCCTTCTGGAATAATCATGATGATGTTAATGTTTTCTTTGTGGCTCTCTCAAGGGCTAGAGAAAAAGTTAGATTCTCTCTAACTTTAGATTCTCGAGGCCACAATAATGTTGAAAAATTTATTGAGATGCTTGTGGATTCTGGAGTTGAGTTTAAAGAATTCAGTTAA
- a CDS encoding AAA family ATPase, with protein MKRGFVKTENFKRLSEAQKLVEKRGAREASLVLVQGRYGIGKSELTERWAADSGWVFVRAKSTWTKRAMLDELAERMGLAKTGRNTEVQSRIIGKLAVEMVPVIIDEADFLVGTTASLLELIRDVTDLTGTMCFLVGMEHFPMKVARFGHIASRVAKVVELQPISLADVKATVAAKAEVEIADEVLPEMLAQAEGRMRLLLNAIANLEAWADANGWTKVTLEHIKGLPLCPEFNGKPLGRKGVKP; from the coding sequence GTGAAACGAGGCTTTGTCAAAACTGAAAACTTTAAGCGCCTATCCGAAGCCCAGAAGCTGGTGGAAAAGCGTGGTGCTCGCGAGGCAAGCCTGGTGCTGGTCCAGGGCCGTTATGGCATTGGCAAATCCGAGCTGACCGAACGCTGGGCCGCCGATAGCGGCTGGGTGTTTGTGCGCGCCAAGAGCACCTGGACCAAGCGCGCTATGCTCGATGAGCTGGCCGAGCGCATGGGTCTGGCCAAGACCGGACGCAACACCGAGGTGCAGTCGCGCATCATCGGCAAGCTGGCGGTCGAGATGGTCCCTGTGATCATCGACGAGGCCGACTTCCTGGTGGGCACAACCGCAAGCCTGCTGGAGCTGATCCGCGACGTCACCGACCTGACCGGCACCATGTGCTTCCTGGTCGGCATGGAGCACTTCCCCATGAAGGTGGCCCGCTTCGGCCACATCGCCAGCCGGGTGGCCAAGGTGGTGGAGCTGCAGCCGATCTCACTCGCCGACGTCAAGGCAACGGTCGCAGCCAAAGCTGAAGTCGAGATTGCCGACGAGGTACTTCCCGAGATGCTGGCCCAGGCAGAAGGCCGCATGCGGCTGCTGCTCAACGCCATCGCCAACCTTGAGGCCTGGGCGGACGCCAACGGCTGGACCAAGGTCACCCTGGAGCACATCAAGGGCCTCCCCCTGTGCCCCGAGTTCAATGGCAAGCCGCTGGGCCGCAAGGGAGTCAAGCCATGA
- a CDS encoding H-NS histone family protein — MSTNSYKELLAQREALEQQIAAARKAEVAGAVQEIRSLIDAFGLTQDDVFPPAKQKQKRETGSVAPKYRDPATGQTWSGRGKPPNWIKDQDRSKFEI, encoded by the coding sequence ATGAGCACAAATTCCTACAAAGAATTATTGGCACAACGCGAAGCTCTTGAGCAGCAGATTGCAGCCGCCCGAAAGGCTGAAGTCGCAGGCGCGGTGCAAGAAATCAGAAGCTTGATTGATGCTTTCGGTCTGACGCAGGATGATGTCTTCCCTCCCGCCAAGCAAAAACAAAAGCGCGAGACTGGCTCCGTTGCCCCTAAATACCGCGACCCAGCCACAGGCCAGACTTGGTCCGGTCGAGGAAAGCCTCCTAACTGGATCAAGGATCAAGACCGCTCCAAGTTCGAAATCTAA
- a CDS encoding regulatory protein GemA produces the protein MTRFVARTSPFAAKDQRRRELGRIHQGRTALGWTEDDYRFHLVEITGVDSSADLDAAGRAKVLAHMAKLGFRPKSSNFKPFGQPEKIKWLWKKLGEAGGLRDGSPTALLAFVGRTVGAEVSHVKFLPTAQASTVIEALKSMLDRAKRQAQVK, from the coding sequence ATGACCCGCTTTGTCGCTCGCACCTCGCCTTTTGCTGCAAAAGATCAGCGCCGCCGTGAGCTTGGCCGCATCCATCAGGGACGCACGGCCCTTGGCTGGACGGAGGATGACTACCGCTTCCACTTGGTCGAAATCACGGGGGTGGACAGTTCTGCGGATCTGGACGCAGCGGGTCGTGCCAAGGTACTGGCTCACATGGCCAAGCTGGGCTTCCGGCCCAAGTCCAGCAACTTCAAACCCTTTGGTCAGCCCGAGAAGATCAAGTGGCTCTGGAAAAAGCTCGGTGAAGCAGGCGGTCTGCGCGACGGCAGTCCCACCGCCCTGCTCGCCTTCGTGGGCCGAACCGTTGGCGCTGAGGTGTCGCATGTGAAGTTTCTGCCAACCGCCCAGGCCAGCACAGTCATTGAGGCGCTGAAGTCCATGCTGGACCGGGCCAAGCGTCAGGCACAGGTGAAATGA
- a CDS encoding ATP-dependent nuclease: MTVHLESLTIRNFRCFGDIPVLLKFKAGTNAFVGNNGAGKTAALEALKRLFSPLAEGRQLRRSDVHFGPGEDAISLGKREIVIDAVFGFDTTSAVSAVFTDLFFNSADKSLKVRIVLEGLYEPSESIEDNIDVKIYSVNTTEPVPFGAEDERKTPLRGKINQYAEIVYIPAHRDSRSVSQYALKNVLQRLEWSADWTEATKATSLKFAQDLEKNLNATDAITEVTARLNGFWAALHDGHYDATPKISVLAVEFEKLIRELTLKFDKSPGGGMRQLSELSEGQTSLLYFALSATLHNLMWEMQKSLPKPLKGFKPADFSYPPLTIFALEEPENHLSPFYLPRLMSLLDTLNASGSAQSIVTSHATSILSRVNPRHVQYFRNCSSTLRSNALEIPLPLEKTEEDKFIQQVILANPEIYFAKLVIIGEGDTERIVIPKMAEALGTSLDPSFIAYVSIGGRHAQHLWRLLKGLSIPHLTLLDLDFGRYGGGMGRIANAVTWLTAIGREYIPKLEVDSPPAPPTLEDAVAEDLPKNDILDKTNFDLWVNWLRENGIFYSSPVDLDMMMIKAFPNAYKPDKAYDVNKVDPIELKKTVFGNQGQGNTELNVVGHNFSDEELYKYKYFFKSSSKPGSHLIAFGELDQEILKKDCPEPLRALIDRANELIADTASKGAL; this comes from the coding sequence GTGACAGTGCATCTTGAGAGCTTAACTATTCGGAATTTTCGTTGTTTCGGGGACATTCCTGTTCTTCTTAAATTTAAAGCCGGTACCAATGCTTTCGTTGGAAACAATGGCGCCGGGAAGACTGCTGCATTAGAGGCGTTGAAGCGGCTTTTCTCGCCCTTGGCTGAAGGGCGTCAGTTGAGGCGTTCGGACGTTCACTTTGGGCCTGGCGAAGACGCTATAAGCTTGGGAAAACGTGAGATCGTCATCGATGCAGTGTTCGGCTTTGACACTACCTCCGCTGTATCTGCAGTATTTACGGATTTGTTCTTCAATTCAGCCGATAAGTCATTAAAAGTCCGAATTGTCTTAGAGGGGCTCTATGAGCCATCTGAATCAATTGAAGACAATATCGATGTTAAGATTTACTCCGTCAATACAACAGAGCCTGTTCCATTTGGGGCAGAAGATGAGCGTAAAACACCGCTTCGAGGTAAAATAAATCAATACGCTGAAATTGTCTACATTCCCGCGCACCGTGATTCACGCAGTGTTAGTCAGTATGCATTAAAAAATGTGCTTCAGCGCTTGGAGTGGTCCGCTGATTGGACGGAGGCGACCAAGGCAACTTCTTTAAAGTTTGCACAAGACCTTGAGAAGAACCTCAACGCCACCGATGCAATCACAGAAGTAACGGCGAGGCTGAATGGTTTTTGGGCCGCATTACATGATGGGCACTATGACGCAACTCCAAAAATAAGCGTCTTAGCGGTGGAGTTTGAAAAGCTCATTAGAGAGTTAACTCTTAAATTTGATAAATCACCTGGTGGTGGTATGAGGCAGCTTAGTGAGTTAAGTGAGGGGCAAACATCTTTGCTTTATTTCGCTCTTTCGGCTACCTTGCATAATCTTATGTGGGAGATGCAAAAGTCTCTACCGAAGCCGCTTAAGGGATTCAAACCTGCTGACTTCTCTTATCCTCCTCTTACGATTTTCGCGTTGGAAGAGCCGGAAAATCATCTTTCGCCGTTCTATTTGCCGCGGCTAATGAGTTTACTTGACACTTTGAACGCTAGCGGGTCCGCGCAGTCTATCGTCACCAGTCATGCAACGAGTATCTTATCTAGAGTTAATCCACGACACGTTCAGTATTTTCGAAATTGTTCATCCACGTTGCGTTCCAATGCGCTTGAAATACCACTTCCGTTGGAGAAAACGGAAGAGGATAAGTTTATTCAGCAGGTAATTTTGGCTAACCCTGAGATCTACTTCGCTAAGCTTGTGATTATTGGTGAAGGGGATACTGAACGTATTGTTATCCCAAAGATGGCAGAGGCATTGGGTACTAGTCTTGATCCGTCTTTTATTGCATACGTTTCTATCGGCGGTAGGCACGCACAGCATTTGTGGCGACTTCTGAAGGGCCTTTCTATTCCACATCTAACTCTTTTGGACTTAGATTTTGGCCGTTATGGCGGTGGTATGGGGCGTATAGCGAATGCTGTAACTTGGTTAACTGCCATAGGCCGAGAATATATCCCTAAGCTTGAGGTTGATTCACCACCAGCACCTCCGACGCTCGAGGATGCTGTAGCTGAGGATTTGCCTAAGAATGATATTTTGGATAAAACGAATTTTGATCTTTGGGTAAATTGGCTGAGAGAGAATGGAATTTTTTATTCTTCACCTGTTGATCTCGATATGATGATGATCAAGGCATTTCCTAATGCTTATAAGCCAGATAAAGCCTATGATGTAAATAAAGTGGATCCAATAGAATTGAAAAAAACGGTTTTTGGCAACCAAGGTCAGGGAAATACTGAGCTTAATGTGGTTGGGCACAATTTTTCCGATGAAGAACTATATAAATATAAATATTTTTTTAAATCATCTTCTAAGCCTGGATCACATCTTATTGCCTTTGGGGAGCTTGATCAGGAAATTTTAAAGAAGGACTGTCCAGAGCCATTGAGAGCTTTGATTGATAGGGCTAATGAATTGATTGCTGATACGGCATCGAAAGGGGCCTTGTGA
- a CDS encoding DUF3164 family protein, translating into MNQQISLPKVPAGYWENAKGDLVPESKVCDIDKLRDQLVRDLCAQAEARSKDLAKFKLDSMGDVTAFVEASVEQYGVKVRGTKGNFTLMTFDGKLKVVRQMQEQITFSEQLQAAKSLIDQCVTRWAEGANDNIKVLVTDAFQVDKQGLINTGRVLGLRRLDIKDEDWQTAMKAISDSIQVASTKPYIRFYKRNETTGAYDAINLDLAAV; encoded by the coding sequence ATGAATCAGCAAATCTCTCTTCCCAAGGTCCCGGCAGGCTATTGGGAAAACGCCAAGGGTGACCTGGTCCCCGAAAGCAAGGTCTGCGACATCGACAAGCTGCGCGACCAGCTGGTGCGCGACCTCTGCGCCCAGGCCGAGGCCAGGAGCAAGGATCTGGCCAAGTTCAAGCTGGACTCCATGGGCGACGTCACGGCGTTTGTGGAAGCCAGCGTGGAGCAATACGGGGTCAAGGTTCGCGGCACCAAGGGCAACTTCACGCTCATGACGTTTGACGGCAAGTTAAAGGTCGTGCGCCAGATGCAGGAGCAGATCACATTTAGCGAGCAGCTGCAGGCGGCCAAGTCCCTGATCGACCAGTGCGTGACGCGCTGGGCCGAAGGTGCCAACGACAACATCAAAGTCCTCGTCACCGATGCCTTCCAGGTCGACAAGCAAGGCCTGATCAACACAGGCCGCGTGCTGGGCCTGCGCCGCCTGGACATCAAGGACGAAGACTGGCAGACGGCCATGAAAGCCATCTCAGACAGCATCCAGGTCGCCAGCACCAAGCCCTACATCCGCTTCTACAAGCGCAATGAAACCACCGGCGCTTATGACGCCATCAACCTGGATCTGGCTGCCGTATGA
- a CDS encoding Mu transposase C-terminal domain-containing protein, which translates to MWLTSKHLAGLDGLPSSEKGTRLWLQRHGVPSRPRNASGGGLEYDCSKLPEAARAALSAKQIAEAGSKALAVVDTPPVRSFLPPASTVSNAISRVPSQAEKDVADARVRLVNLVLELVPLHGLRRACQLLAARIITGEAGAEAQNIARQANQRARGGEVSARSLERWVGMHRSNGWFGLLPAASQSGSTPQVDDDVAAVLGLFHSKDHRFRKLSGAAKEVTRMLGRDFDEWRKLYHRARRVLDKLGQSAEASVALIKSRHTGAQRDTKLPFKRRDTSMLAFADVFVIDGHTFKAKVRHPDHGAPFAPELTVVLDAATRLIVGWSVNLSENVIAVGDALRHAVGQYGIPAILYGDNGAGETAKAMDCPIDGICARLGIDHRLGLPGKPQGHGIIERSWQTHAINAARKFGSFQGGDVDAGTFRKVAAVLAKEQRAIKRSEQTGEVIALTPKAPTWKQFVDGIEVMVHEYNTQHRHRGLPKRTDGKHPTPMEAFDACFDPALQEKPSELELRTLFMPSVIRTAKRGQVQFFNQFYQAPDLMRRDIDGREVSVRYDIHNPNYVLIYTLGGEFVCEAQWDANRIDYFPKPVIQMAREKRVAQAVKRRELQIDTALRELGPAMDTTPLSLPEPSTPFVTVPSFVETPVSAINSPSTEVAAQAAASRPFFNGPSERYEWLMRNQDQWTDADGTWLRNYTASESYADLRDYYEGRGLGWNDAGNEPGLKSAL; encoded by the coding sequence ATGTGGCTCACCTCCAAGCATCTGGCTGGTCTTGATGGCTTGCCTTCTTCTGAAAAAGGTACTCGACTTTGGCTGCAACGCCACGGCGTACCTAGCCGTCCACGCAATGCCAGCGGAGGCGGTCTTGAATACGACTGCTCAAAGCTGCCCGAGGCTGCTCGTGCAGCCTTGAGCGCAAAACAGATCGCAGAGGCAGGCTCCAAAGCTCTGGCCGTGGTGGACACCCCTCCAGTCCGCAGCTTTTTGCCACCTGCGTCTACGGTCAGCAACGCCATCAGCCGTGTGCCCAGCCAGGCAGAAAAAGATGTGGCCGACGCCCGCGTGCGCTTGGTCAACCTGGTGCTTGAGCTAGTGCCCCTGCATGGCCTGCGCCGAGCATGCCAGTTGCTGGCCGCGCGCATCATCACAGGCGAAGCTGGAGCCGAGGCACAGAACATTGCACGTCAAGCGAACCAACGCGCTCGTGGTGGAGAGGTCAGTGCCCGTTCACTGGAGCGCTGGGTGGGCATGCATCGCAGCAACGGCTGGTTTGGACTCTTGCCCGCTGCTTCACAGTCCGGATCGACACCACAAGTTGATGACGATGTGGCCGCCGTGCTGGGTTTGTTCCACAGCAAGGACCACCGCTTTCGCAAGTTGAGCGGCGCTGCCAAAGAAGTCACCCGCATGCTGGGCCGCGATTTCGATGAATGGCGCAAGCTGTACCACCGCGCCCGGCGCGTTCTGGACAAGCTGGGGCAGTCTGCAGAGGCCAGTGTCGCCCTCATCAAGTCTCGCCATACCGGCGCGCAGCGCGACACCAAGCTGCCGTTTAAACGCCGCGATACCTCCATGTTGGCTTTTGCTGATGTGTTCGTGATCGACGGTCACACCTTTAAAGCCAAGGTTCGCCACCCGGACCATGGTGCACCCTTCGCGCCTGAGCTGACAGTGGTGCTGGATGCCGCGACCCGACTGATCGTGGGCTGGTCAGTCAATCTGTCCGAGAACGTGATCGCGGTGGGCGATGCCCTGCGCCATGCAGTGGGCCAATACGGCATTCCGGCCATTCTTTATGGTGACAACGGCGCTGGTGAAACCGCCAAGGCCATGGACTGCCCGATCGATGGTATCTGTGCGCGCCTAGGCATCGATCACCGCCTGGGCCTGCCCGGCAAGCCGCAAGGTCACGGAATCATTGAGCGCAGTTGGCAGACCCATGCCATCAATGCAGCCCGCAAGTTCGGGAGCTTTCAGGGCGGCGATGTGGATGCAGGGACCTTCCGCAAGGTAGCAGCAGTCCTGGCCAAGGAGCAACGCGCCATCAAGCGTTCGGAGCAAACCGGAGAGGTCATCGCGCTCACTCCCAAGGCTCCGACCTGGAAGCAGTTCGTCGACGGCATCGAAGTGATGGTCCACGAATACAACACGCAGCACCGCCATCGTGGTCTGCCCAAGCGCACAGACGGCAAGCACCCCACGCCCATGGAAGCGTTTGACGCCTGCTTTGACCCAGCGCTGCAGGAGAAGCCTTCTGAGCTGGAGTTGCGCACCTTGTTCATGCCGAGCGTGATCCGCACCGCCAAGCGCGGTCAGGTGCAGTTCTTCAATCAGTTCTACCAGGCACCCGACCTGATGCGCCGCGATATCGATGGCCGCGAAGTCAGCGTGCGCTACGACATTCACAACCCGAACTATGTATTGATTTACACGCTGGGCGGTGAGTTCGTCTGCGAGGCGCAGTGGGATGCCAACCGCATCGACTACTTCCCCAAGCCGGTCATTCAGATGGCCCGCGAAAAGCGCGTGGCCCAGGCCGTCAAGCGCCGCGAGCTGCAGATCGACACCGCCCTGCGCGAGCTGGGTCCAGCCATGGACACCACACCTCTTTCCCTGCCGGAGCCAAGCACCCCATTCGTGACGGTGCCCTCCTTCGTGGAGACACCTGTCTCCGCCATCAACTCTCCCTCCACGGAAGTGGCTGCGCAAGCAGCCGCTAGCAGGCCTTTCTTTAACGGACCAAGCGAGCGCTACGAATGGCTCATGCGCAACCAAGACCAATGGACCGACGCAGACGGCACATGGCTGCGCAACTACACGGCATCAGAGAGCTATGCAGATCTACGCGACTACTACGAGGGGCGGGGATTGGGATGGAACGACGCGGGCAATGAGCCCGGTTTGAAGAGTGCTCTGTGA